A region of the Candidatus Uhrbacteria bacterium genome:
CATTTGCATGGCACGGGTATTGCTTTGCTTACCCCGCTCGCGCGTTTGATGATGCCAAAGAGCAAGGTTGTTGTGACCTTTCACTGTATCGACCGCGTGCTCGCCAAGTGGAATGGTTTTGCCAAACTCGCTTTCCGTGTTGGTGAATGGCTTGCTTGTCAGGCTAGCCATCGCACGATTGCCGTTTCTGAAACGCTTGCGCGTTACTGTTTGGATACGTATGGCACGCAAACGGCTTACGTCTCTCATCCGATTCCAGAACCGGAGCCTATCGGCGATGAAGGAGCTTTGTCTGCCAATGGTTTGCAAAAGGATCGTTATTTCTTGTTTGTTGGCCGATTGATTCCCGATAAGCAGGCGCATGTGTTGGTTGAGGCTTATAATCGCGCACGCAAAATCCGTCCTGATTTGTTGGTGGAACGCCCGCTTGTCCTTGTTGGCGGTGCTTCTTGGACCGATCGTTACGCGACTTGGTTGTGTGGTCTCGCTGCTCGTGCGCCGGGTGTCATGATGCTTGGTGAAAAGAGCGGCCGTGAATTGACGGCGCTTCAGGCAAATGCGCTGGCCCACGTTTTTCCGACGGCTAGCGAAGGCTTGTCACTCGCGGTTGTTGAAGCCTGTCAGCATCGCCGCGCGATTATCGCCACGGATATTCCGGGAAATCGTGAAGCGACTGGCGGTCATATGAAGGCGGTTCCATCACGCGATGTAGAAGCTTTGGCTGATGCGCTGATTGAGCTTGCAGGGCAGAGTGCTGCGCAGCGCATGGAAATGGGTTCGCGCGCGCACGCCTATGTGGCACGCGTTCACAGCGTTGAAGATCGCATGGATGATTTGATCCGCGTCTATCAAACGACGTTGAATGGCCATACGGAACTTGTTAGCCAGCCGCTTCTCGGAGCGAGTTTCTAACAAAATAAAAACGACCCGATTTATTCCGGGTCGTTTTTATTTTCCGGTGGGCGGGGAGAGTATTTCAGATTTTTCATACGCCATTGATCGACCCATTGGCCGATGCCTTGTTCGTCGCGTTTATTCCTTACTTTGGTTTGAGCTTGCGACCAAGTGACCAGAGATGGAAAGGAGATTTTATAACGCCCCCGAACAACGATGTATCGAAGCTCTTGGGCAGTGATGGCTCGGCGGATGGTGCGTGGATTTACGCCAAAGAGTCTTGCCGCCTCGCTGACGGTGACACGAACGATATTTTCTTTGTTTTGGGACAGCTCAGGCATGGCTTGAAGTTAGCGCTTTTTTCTATTTCTGTCTAGTATATTGTGGACTTAACTATATAAAAATGCTTTGTTTTTGCGAATTTTCTAATAAAAATAAGCCTTTTCAGCTTGCGAAAAAGCCCTTTTAGAGCTAATATCCCTAAACTCCTTGCAGTGGTTTTTGGAGGGGAAATCGCATGAGCCAGCTCATCGACCAATACCAACTGTATCGCGTGCGCACACGGCGTGACGCGGACGCATTTGCTAGCCTATACGACCGGTATATCACATCGATATACCGGTTCGTTTACTTAAAATTACCGTCTCGTGAAGCCGCGGAAGATGTCACGTCCGAGACGTTTCTTCGTTTTTGGAATGCGATTCTTCAGAATACGGAAATCCGCAATGTTAGAGCCTTTCTCTACCAGATTGCTCGTAACTTGGTTGTCGACTTTTATCGCAAAGAAGAGGCTCAAAAGCAGGCGGTTGTAACAACTGATGAGGAATATACGTCTACTGTTAATGAAGGGTTGGTATCGGATCGAGGGCGTGATCAGAGGCTGATCGAGGCTCGCGTCGATTTACGCATTGTTCTTGAGAGAATCGAGAAATTGAAAGAAGACTATCGCGATGTGTTGACCTTGCGGTTAATCGACGGACTCGGGTTTGCGGATATCGCACTCGTCCTCGATAAAACGCCGGGACATGTCAGAGTCATCTATCACCGAGCGATTAAAGCGCTCGACAAACTTTCCCCCTAACATGACCAAGCGCGACTTACTCCGTAAATTGCAATCCGTCCGATCGGCGGAGCGCGGCATCGTGCCTGATGCGGAGTTTGTGTTGCGTACGCGCGAGAATTTATTGATGCAGGTTCGCAACACATTGCCGACGCGCCCTGTGGCGATGCCGGCTCGTGCCAAGCTTGCTCTCAATCATTTGGTTCCGGAGCGTTTGATGAATTTGGTTCGTGCTCCGGCCTTGGCTACGCTTTCCGTCATCGTCACGGTTTTCGGCGGATCGATTTTTAGCGTGTCGGCTTCGGATCGTTCTCTGCCTGGTGACTTTTTGTATCCGATCAAGATCGCGACAGAACAAACTCGTTTGGTGTTTACCTCAGGCAAACTTGAAAAGCTTAAGCTTAAGTCTGAGTTCGTAGATCGTCGTGTGGATGAAATTAAGACATTGGCTACTGCTACCGACCCAGAGCAGCCGGTGCGTTTGAAGCAGGCTGCGGAAGTTTTGAAGCGGGATTTGAATACGGTAAAAAACCAGCTCTCGGAGGTGAAGTCGGATACGACTCCGGAAACAGCTGATGCTGTTAAGCTTGTTGATAAACAGAGTGAGCAAATCATTGAGGATTTGAAACTTGTCAGGGATGAAGCACCGGAAGAGGTGAAGAGTAGCTTGGCTGAGGCAGAAGTTGCTGCTGTGCACACAGGTGTTACGGCTTTTGAGGTTTTACTTGAGGCGAGCAATGATCCAGATAGCCAGTGGGTGGTGAGCGAGTCGGATATCCTTGATTCGATCAACAAGAAGGTTGATAGCATCTCTGCTACTTTGTCCGGTTCTGCTGATAAGTTGCGCTTGGTTAGTGCTTCTAGTACTATCCTACCGATTAATACACAGGCAACTGGGACAGGGGATAACCTATTGCTGGGAATGACGAGCACCACTGTCGGACAACTGAATGCCGCTAGCAGCACGTTGCAAGAAGCTCGTGTGCTTTTGAGCGAAAATAAATTAAGTGAGGTGTCCGGTAAGCTTTTGGAAGCTGCCAAGGCTGTCGCTGAAGCGGAGGTGTCGACGAACAACCTTGTTGCTTCCAGCACGCAAGCGATTCCATCTCCAGTCACTCCTTCGTCCGAGGGAATGGGAGATGCTTCTACTTCTACGACGCCTGTCACGAGCACCGCGTCTTCTTCTGCATCGTCGACAATGACGAGCCCACCATAAAGGCAGCGAACCCTGTTCTCTCGCGAACAGGGCGACCCTGCCCCAAAAAGGTAGAGCCGTCCTGACGAGCGGGAGAACTCTCGAGCAATCGGGAATTACCCCTTTCGCTCGCGCTCGAAAAAACAACCACTTTGGCGTCAAGGTCGACACCTCGTTATGCGAGGCTGGCCAGAGTCGCAATTATTAACCACGCCCCACTAGGATTCGCACGGATCCTCCGGGCCTAGAATCCCGTAAGGGATTCACACTATGAATTTTCTCAAAAAACTTTTCTCCAGCTTCGTCGCTTTGACGACCATCGCATGGTCTGTCGGCGTTGGCAGCCTTGCTCTCCCCAGCATGGCCTCCGCAGCTGTTGCCGGTGAGCTTATTAAGGCTTCTGGTCCTGCTGTTTACTACTACGCTAGCGATGCTAAGCGCTATGTCTTCCCTAACGAGAAGACATACTTCTCTTGGTACATGAACTTCAATTCCGTACGGACCATTACGGACTCGGAGCTCGCCTCGATCATGATTGGTGGCAACGTCACCATTCGTCCGGGCACGAACCTCGTGAAGATCACGACTGATCCGAAGGTCTACGCCGTTGCCCCTAATGGCGTTCTCCGCTGGATCGAATCCGAAGCGATCGCCATCACGCTTTACGGAGCCTCCTGGGCTTCCCGTGTTGTCGACGTTCCGGATGGCTTCTTTGTCAACTACTCCGTTGGTTCGTCGATCTCGACGGCCCAGCATCCGGACGGCATGGTCATCACCTACGCTGGTGATTCCAACCGCTATGTCGTTTGGGGTGGCATGAAGCGCAAGCTTGTTGACCCGGCCTTCGCCGCCAACAACTTCAACCCGATGTACGTCATCACCACCGCGGTTTCATACCCGAATGGTACGGACGTCACCGGTCGCGAGTCAGCTTTGGCTGATGTCGTCGCCCCTGGTGCAACCACGGTCGGTGGCTCGGTTTCCGCTGCTCTCGCTTCGGACACTCCGGCAGGACAGAACGTCCCGCAGGGTGCTTCGAGCATTCAGCTCGCTAAGTACAACTTGACCGCCGGTTCCGCTGGTGTCTTGATCACGGGTCTCTCCCTCCGCCGCGTTGGCGTTGGTGCTTCCGGTGACTTCGCTAACGTCTACCTCTACAAGGGCGACGGTACGCGCTTGACCACGGGCCGCACGATCAACAGCTCCACCAACTTGGTGCAGTTCAACGGTTTGAACCTCTCCATCGGAGCTGGTCAGACCTACTCGGTTGTGCTTGTCGGTGACACCAACTCATCTCTTACGGCTGGTGGCCAGCACTCGTTCGAAATTTCGGACGCTGCTTCCGTCGTCGTGAGCGGTACGGGTTCCTCGGTCTCGGGTTCCTTCCCGATCCGCGGTAACGTCTTCACCATCGGTACGACCTCGGCTTCCCGCCTTGATGTACAGAAGGGTACGACGCCAACCAACCCACAGATTGGTTCCACAGAAGCTGAAATCTCCAACTTCAAGCTCGTTGCCCAGGGCAATGACATTGAAGTCCGCCGCGTTACCCTTCTTCAGACGGGTGACATCTCCAACGCTGATCTCACCAACCTCAAGCTCTACCAGGGCTCGACCCAGGTTGCGATGACCCCGTCTCTTGCGGGTGACAAGATCGTGTTGAACTTCAGCCCGGCTTACCTCGTGACCGACGGTACGACCCGCGTCTTCTCGCTTAAGGCGAACGTCGCTGGCCGCTCTGGTCGCACGATCAAGACCTACGTCGAGTACTCGACGGACGTCTACGCCATCGACACGGAATTTGGTACGGGTGCTCGCGTCTGTATTGACTCGACCTCGCCATGTGCCGGTACGTTTGATGGTACGAGCTCGAACTTCATCACTGTGACGACCGAAGGCGGTCAGTTCACGACGACCTACAATGGACCGGCTACGTCGGACATTGCCAAGGGTTCGCAGGATGTTCAGCTCTTCAAGTTCGCTGTCACCGCTTCCGACAGCATGCTCGAAGTCCGCAAGATGTACTTCACTCTTACGGGTCTTACTTCCAACGACAAGGTCAAGGGTAACTTGGCCACGGAGTACTTCCGCGATTTGAAGATCAAGAACCTCGACACGGGCGCGACTCTTATGGGTCCGATCTCCTTGCCGACGGGCTTGGCCAACGCCTCGCAGTCCTCTGGTGTCATGACCTTCACCGACTCCTTCAACGTTAACGCCGGTCAGACTTTGAACCTCGCGTTCACGGCTGACTTGACGAACAGCGCTGACGACGTCTCTGGTGAATTTGCCGATGACGGCAACAACCAGTATCGCGCGATCATGGGTTCCGGCGGCACATTGTTTGGTGCTTCCGATATCCGTATCGTCGACACGGGTGAATTCCTCCCGGTCACCGAAATCGTCCCGAACACCACCATCAACGGTAACCCGATGACGGTGAAGGCCTCCTCGCTCTCGATCTCTCTCGCTGCTTCTCCGACGGCCGGCACGGCTGTTAAGAAGGAAGCGATGATCCCGACGGCTGGCTTTGTGTTCACGGCCGGTTCCCAGAGCCAGATCTTGATTCGCTCGGTCAAGCTCACGGGCCGCGCTGACGTTACCGCCACCGGTACGTACGCCCTCGCCGACTTGAACGACGCCATCACCTCCTGTGCTCTCTTCGACGGATCGACCCAGGTCGGTAACGCCGAATCCCCGGATGGCACCACTGGCGCCATGAACATCACGAACGTGAATGTCACGGTTCCTCAGGGTTCCTCCAAGACGCTCGTTGCCAAGTGTACGGCTGACTCAGTCGTCGCTTCGCAGTGGGACAAATTTGCCGTCGGTATCGCCGCAGCTGGCGACGTCACGGCTGATGACCAGGACTCCAACACGGTAACCCCGACGTTGAGCGCCTCGGTCAGCGGTAACGCAGGCGCCACCCCTTCATTGGTCCAGACGGTCATGAACGGCGGTACGCTTACGATTGCTACGGACAACCTTCGCCAGTCGACGATTCTCGTTGCTGGTGGTGATGTCTGGCAGAACCTTGCTCAGTTCAAGGCCACGGCTCAGTTTGAAGCTATGAAGCTTGAACGTGTTGCTGTCACCTCTACGGGTGATGCCGCCAACTTCTCGATGATTGCCATCGCTAAGGACGGCGTGGTTGCTGGCTCGGACATTCTTCCGTCGGGCGTCGCTGCGACGCGCGACATTGACCTGACGGCTTCGCCGATCATGGTTCCGAAGGATGGCTCGGTCACCTTCCAGCTTTGGGGTAAGATCGGAAATGTGCAGTCTTCCTCGTCGGTCTCCGGCGCCACCACGGGTGTCGTCCGCTCCGGCAACCAGGTCACGCTCGGCTTGAACGCCGGTCTTGTGACGGGTAACTGGGATGCTTCATACTCCGGTATGTTCAACGTCCGCACGGTTGGTCTCGCTTCCGGAGACCTTGTTTACTCGGCCGGTTCGGCTACGGTTGGCAACGCATTTGTCATCCGCAAGTCCAAGCCGACGGTAACCCGCCAGACGCTCTCAACCACGACGCTTGCCAACGGTTCCTCGCAGGACCTCTACCGCATGCAAGTCTCGGCTGACAGCGCTGGTTCCGTGGCTGTCAAGAAGATCAGCTTCGACTTCTCGAAGACTGGCTCCACGACTCTCACGAACTTCCGCGTTCGTAAGGGTTCGACAGACATGAACCTTGCTGACTACGCGATCGTCGATGCCAACGGCACCGATCTTGAGGCTGGTTCCCTCGTTGCCGGTACCTCCACGGGCCGCATCGTTGTGACCTTCACCAACGAAGAAACCATCACGGGCTCCGGTAACGTGTACACCTTGTACGCCACCCCGGCTGGCGCGGTTGCCAGCGACACGGTCAGCATTGCCCCGACGCGTAACCTCGCTGGTACGATCTTGACGGGCTACATCGATGAAGAAGTGATTGCTGGTACTGGTTTGACCAATGCCACCTTCAACATGCCGGGTGCAAACCTTGACACGGCATCTTCACCGGATGGTACGGCCGACGCGGCTGGTACCTTCGTGTGGTCCGACCTCTCCGAAGTTCCGCACTCGTTTGCGGCCTCCGGTGCTGGTTCCTACGACTGGACGAACGACGTCTTCGTAGAAGACCTCACGCAGACCCAGACCTTGACTCGCTAATCGTTAGCGCCGTCATCAGTCAAACAAACACCGCCTTCGGGCGGTGTTTGTTTTGTGTTTGTGCTATGCTGGGGCGGATTCTATGAACCGATCACAAGCCATCAAGTTCTTCAAAGCTATCTGCTTTTTGGGGATTTACGGGGGATTGCTCCTGCCGCTCGTCTTTATTCCGGTCGTTATTTTTCCCTTTGTTTTCTCCAAGCTGATTTTCTTTCAGGTGCTTGTCGGTCTGACATTTCCTGCCTATTTGGCATTAGTCTGGATGGAGCCGAGCTATCGACCGAAGAAGCACGTGCTGTTTTTTGCTATCCTGGCCTACTTTGTTGCAATCGGGTTATCGGTGGTTTTTGCTGTAGATCCGTATCGTGCTTGGTGGGGAAATCAGGAGCGCATGAACGGTTTGTTTACGTTGCTGCACTTTTTGGCTTGGTTAACGATGACTGTCGGTATCGTTAAAACATGGGAACAGTGGAAAACGCTGCTTCATTATCAGGTTGGGCTTTCTGCGATCATGGCTATTGTCGCTATTTTGCAGAAAATGAATCCTAATCTTCTGTTGTTTCCGGCTGGTCCGCGTGTCGGAGGACTGCTTGATAATCCGATCTACATGGCGGCATATCAGATCTTTAACTTTTTCTTTTTGGCGCTGTTGTTTTGGAAAAATCCAAATAGAAATTGGCGCGTTGCTTATGGCCTTATTCTGGTCGTGGATATCATCGCGTTTATTCTTGCCCAGTCGCGCGGAGCGTTGATGGGATTGGCAGCTGGTATTGTGGCATTTGCTTTTTATACGGCGTTGTTTACAACGAATAAAAAGCTTCGTTATGGCGTGTTTGGATTGTTGCTCGCCATGTTTGCAGGATATGGAGCGCTTTATCTTGCAAAGGATACTACGGTGGTACGAGAGTCGCCTCTGCATCGTTATGTCGATTTTCAAGGCGCGGTACGTACGCGTTTAATTGCGTGGGATATCGCTTGGCAGGGATTTGTCGAGCGTCCGCTTACTGGTTGGGGATTTGATAATTTTCACGTTCTTTTCAATCTTAAGTACAATCCGATTTCGTTGCGTTTCGGATCTTACGAAACTTGGTTTGATCGCGCGCATAACACAGTGATGGACGTGCTTTCAATGACTGGTATCTTTGGCTTTGTCACGTTCTTTGGAATCTACGGCGCTATTTTTTACAGTACTTGGCGCGCTTTCCGTAAAAAGTGGATTGATCTGCCGATTGCCGCGATTTTGTTTTCACTTCCTGTTGCTTACTTTGTCCAGAACTTGTTCGTGTTTGATCATCCGGCAGGATTCTCGATGAGTTATTTGTTGTTTGCGCTGATCATCGCCGCAACGAAAGGCGGGTTTATCGGGGAGAAAGAGGCGATGGCTGAGAAGCATAAGGAAACGGGGATCATGCAAGCGCCATGGACGGCATTTGTCGTATTAATGGTCGTCATGGGTCTCCTTGTTCTTAGAACGTCTGTGAATCCATTTCAGGTTTCAAGAAAGGCATTGCAAGCGAATGCGATTTTTAGTGCTAATCCACAGATGTCGTATCAGATTGCATTGGAGGCATCTAAAACATGGACGCCTTACTTGGATGAGCAATCATTTTTGCTTTCGCGTAATATGATCTCTTTGCTTGGATCTGGTGCAGCGGCGCGAACGCCGAATTGGAAAGAGATGTATGAATTAGCCAAGACCCTCTCACTTGAAGAGATCGCGCGTCATCCTCGCAATACGCATCCGCGATTTATCTTTGCGCGTCTCGCTCAGGAGGTTATGGGACTCATTCCTGCAGAAGCTCCTGTCTCTGAAAGGATGTATCAAGAGGCGATTGCAACCAGTCCAAAGCGCCAGCAACTGCATTATGGTTTGGCTCGTTTGTATCTTATGACTGGCAATCTTGAGCCTGCGCTGAACGTGTTCCGAAATGTCATTAGCTTTGATACGGAATTTGGAGAAGGTTATTGGAATCTGGGTATTACTCTCATGTATGACAAGCGCGAGCTTGAGGCGGGTGCGGAGAATGTACAAAAGGCTTTGTCGGCACTTTATCCTTATCGCTTACAGAGTCCGCGCGAGCTGGTTGTTGTCGCTGACTCGCTCATGATTCGACAAGACGACGAAGGGATGAAAACTTTTATATCAAAACTTGGTACGGATTATCCGCTAGGAACCGCCGATGTGTATGCTCAGCTTGTTTATAAGCTGCAGGTTGTAAAGAAGGATGAGTTGGCTCAAGCGATGCTCGCTGCGACGAGCGCCTTGGATCCAGCTACGCCTAAAGCGCTTCAGGCGCTGATCAATCAGGCGAATGGTCAAACAACCCCGACTCCTGCTCCAGCCCCGACTTCCGCGGCAACCGGAACCGCTCCGATTGCAACGGCTACGTATAACGGATTGCGACGTTAATCGAGGAGAGCTGAAGCGTTGCCTGACAGCGTTTTCTCAAGCGGGAAGCGGTTTTGTACCGCTTCCTTTGCGTTTTGGCCGAGTTGAATGCGTTTTGATTCGTTGTTGGCTAACTCGAGAATGGCTCGGGTGAGCGCTTGTGTATCGGAAGGTGGAACGATGATTCCGTCGGCATCGCCGAGCATCCATTTTGCGGCGCCGACATCGGTGGCGACGCAGGGGAGCGAGGCCGCCATCGCTTCAAGAAGAGCAAAGGCCATGCCTTCTTTGGTTGAGGGAAGTGTAAAGACGTCGAAGGCACGGAGCAGAGACGATGCGTTGTTTAGTTCACCTGCAAGCGTGATTGATTCCGTAAGATTGAGATCGGTGATTTTTTGCTCGATGCGTTTGCGTTCCGGACCATCGCCAATCAAGACAAAGTGAGGAGAAGGATTTTGGTCGATGACATTACGGATCGTGTCGATGTAGGCCGGAATATTTTTTGGAGCGTAAAAGTTAGATACACTGCCGATGACAATACTATCTTGTTTCAAGCCGAGTTTGGCCCGTGCTTCATTTTTGGAGAGCAGGTTGGATTCAAATCGAACAAAATCAATTCCATTAGGAATCGTGATGACTTTGCTTTTTGGTTTGATGGAATGTTTTGCGGCCTCGATTTCATCGGAAGGATTTACGCAGATGATCGTGTCCTTGAAGTGGGCGGTGAAACGTTCTGCGTAGATATAGATTTGGCGTTTCCAGCTCGGCAAGTTTTCCAGGAAAACCCAGCCGCCGATGCGATAGACGACCCGATCGACTTTTGCGATGTTACTCGCGATGGATCCGAGTACGCCCATTTTTGTGCTATTCAAATGCACAACCTCAAAATGATGTTGGCGGAAAAGTTGATTGAGCTCGCGAATCGCAAGAATATCTTGAATCGGATGAATGTCGCGGCGCATGTGGTTGAGCCGTATGAAGCGGATTCCATGGGATTTTGCTTGTTCTGCAAGCCAGTTGCCTGTGCCTGCGAGGATCGTCACATCATGACCCATTTCTTTAAGGTATTGGGCGAATTCAAGCAAAAAAACCTGGACACCTCCGATCTCAGCGAGGGTCACGGCCAAGGCGATGCGTTTTTTTGCCTCATTCATGGCATTACGATAGGCTGGAGTCTGGTAAATCGTCAACATTTTTTGGCTAAGCTATGTGTGGAATTGCCGGATTAATCGCTAAGAATGGACGGTCCTTGGATCAGGGCCGCTTGGTTGCGATGGCCGGTAAAATCGCACATCGAGGTCCGGATGGTGATGGGATGTGGGTTGAGGGTCAGGCTGGGCTCGCGCATCGCCGTTTGGCATTGGTCGATCTGTCACCGAGCGGAGCGCAGCCGATGATCTCTGACGACGGAAGATATGTCATCACGTTTAACGGAGAAATATATAATTATAAAGAGTTACGTGAAGAGTATTTGGCAAAAGGTGGAATGCTTCGTTCAACGAGCGATACGGAAATTTTACTGACCTTGTTTGCGCAGGAAGGCGAGGCGATGCTTGCCAAGCTGCGCGGGATGTTTGCGTTTGCGATTTGGGATAAGCAGGAATCGTGTCTCTTTTTTGCGAGAGATCGTATCGGAAAGAAGCCGTTTTTTTATCGACACAATGAAGATGAATTTGCATTTGCATCGGAAGTTAAATCGTTGATCGATGCTGAGGCGCGGATTGATGAGCAGGCGGTCCGATTGTTTTTGGGTTTGCAGTATGTTCCAAGTCCATTAACTGGCTTCAAGAATATTTTTTCTCTTGAGCCTGGAATGTGCGGTACCTGGAAAGATGGTGTTCTTGCGACGCGTTCTTATATTGAGCCAGTTACCAGGTCGGACGTTTCTTTTGATGATGCTGTGCATGAGGTGCGGCGCATTCTGGATGAGAGCGTGCGTTTGCGTTTGATCGCCGATGTTCCGGTTGGTATTTTTCTTTCCGGCGGAATTGACTCTTCGTCGATTGCAGCGCTTGCGCATAAACAGGGCGTGAAACTTTCCTCTTTTACACTTGGTTTTGATGAGGCGGCTTTTGATGAGCGTGATCAGGCAGCGGAACTCGCCAAGGAATTTGGATTTGAACATCATTCTTTTTTGGCAAAGCCGGAAGACTTGCTAGCGATCGCTGATGAAGTGATCGAGCATTATGATGTGCCGTATGCCGATTCTTCATCGCTGAATACGTGGATTTTGGCTAGGGAAACCAAGAAGCATGTGAAAGCTGCTCTTACTGGAGACGGTGGTGATGAGCTGTTTGGCGGGTATCGACGTTATCGATATTTTGAACAGGCGTTAGGATTTAAACAGATGGGGGTTGGACCGATCGCTGGCCAGATGTCACGAGTAGTGGGACAGGTAATGGGAGATCCAAAGTTCCAGCGTTTTGCTGACACGATCGATGGAGGATATGCGTCACTATTTTGCGGGGCTTATTTTCAGCAGCCGGAAGCGCTCGCGTTTATCGATAGTCACTTGAAAAAAGATTTGGATCCGATTGGCGCGGCAATGGATTTTGATTTGCATTCATATCTGTCCGATGATTTGAATGTGAAGATGGACCGCGCGTCCATGCGCCATGGACTTGAAGCTCGATGTCCTTTACTTGATCAAGAGCTTGTTTCTTATGTGACGAGTTTGCCGACCGAGTATCGATACAAGAAGGGCCAGACAAAGCGGCTACTTGTCGAGGCTGTGAAAGATTTATT
Encoded here:
- a CDS encoding glycosyltransferase family 4 protein, whose amino-acid sequence is MTIVMIGQKGLPARSGGIERHVEVLARGLVSRGHRVVVFGRAWYVGGSRAPAGVEQIITSGIRTKHLDAITHGITALWRARSLKAEIVHLHGTGIALLTPLARLMMPKSKVVVTFHCIDRVLAKWNGFAKLAFRVGEWLACQASHRTIAVSETLARYCLDTYGTQTAYVSHPIPEPEPIGDEGALSANGLQKDRYFLFVGRLIPDKQAHVLVEAYNRARKIRPDLLVERPLVLVGGASWTDRYATWLCGLAARAPGVMMLGEKSGRELTALQANALAHVFPTASEGLSLAVVEACQHRRAIIATDIPGNREATGGHMKAVPSRDVEALADALIELAGQSAAQRMEMGSRAHAYVARVHSVEDRMDDLIRVYQTTLNGHTELVSQPLLGASF
- a CDS encoding helix-turn-helix domain-containing protein, which encodes MPELSQNKENIVRVTVSEAARLFGVNPRTIRRAITAQELRYIVVRGRYKISFPSLVTWSQAQTKVRNKRDEQGIGQWVDQWRMKNLKYSPRPPENKNDPE
- a CDS encoding RNA polymerase sigma factor; amino-acid sequence: MSQLIDQYQLYRVRTRRDADAFASLYDRYITSIYRFVYLKLPSREAAEDVTSETFLRFWNAILQNTEIRNVRAFLYQIARNLVVDFYRKEEAQKQAVVTTDEEYTSTVNEGLVSDRGRDQRLIEARVDLRIVLERIEKLKEDYRDVLTLRLIDGLGFADIALVLDKTPGHVRVIYHRAIKALDKLSP
- a CDS encoding O-antigen ligase family protein, translating into MNRSQAIKFFKAICFLGIYGGLLLPLVFIPVVIFPFVFSKLIFFQVLVGLTFPAYLALVWMEPSYRPKKHVLFFAILAYFVAIGLSVVFAVDPYRAWWGNQERMNGLFTLLHFLAWLTMTVGIVKTWEQWKTLLHYQVGLSAIMAIVAILQKMNPNLLLFPAGPRVGGLLDNPIYMAAYQIFNFFFLALLFWKNPNRNWRVAYGLILVVDIIAFILAQSRGALMGLAAGIVAFAFYTALFTTNKKLRYGVFGLLLAMFAGYGALYLAKDTTVVRESPLHRYVDFQGAVRTRLIAWDIAWQGFVERPLTGWGFDNFHVLFNLKYNPISLRFGSYETWFDRAHNTVMDVLSMTGIFGFVTFFGIYGAIFYSTWRAFRKKWIDLPIAAILFSLPVAYFVQNLFVFDHPAGFSMSYLLFALIIAATKGGFIGEKEAMAEKHKETGIMQAPWTAFVVLMVVMGLLVLRTSVNPFQVSRKALQANAIFSANPQMSYQIALEASKTWTPYLDEQSFLLSRNMISLLGSGAAARTPNWKEMYELAKTLSLEEIARHPRNTHPRFIFARLAQEVMGLIPAEAPVSERMYQEAIATSPKRQQLHYGLARLYLMTGNLEPALNVFRNVISFDTEFGEGYWNLGITLMYDKRELEAGAENVQKALSALYPYRLQSPRELVVVADSLMIRQDDEGMKTFISKLGTDYPLGTADVYAQLVYKLQVVKKDELAQAMLAATSALDPATPKALQALINQANGQTTPTPAPAPTSAATGTAPIATATYNGLRR
- a CDS encoding glycosyltransferase family 4 protein; translation: MNEAKKRIALAVTLAEIGGVQVFLLEFAQYLKEMGHDVTILAGTGNWLAEQAKSHGIRFIRLNHMRRDIHPIQDILAIRELNQLFRQHHFEVVHLNSTKMGVLGSIASNIAKVDRVVYRIGGWVFLENLPSWKRQIYIYAERFTAHFKDTIICVNPSDEIEAAKHSIKPKSKVITIPNGIDFVRFESNLLSKNEARAKLGLKQDSIVIGSVSNFYAPKNIPAYIDTIRNVIDQNPSPHFVLIGDGPERKRIEQKITDLNLTESITLAGELNNASSLLRAFDVFTLPSTKEGMAFALLEAMAASLPCVATDVGAAKWMLGDADGIIVPPSDTQALTRAILELANNESKRIQLGQNAKEAVQNRFPLEKTLSGNASALLD
- the asnB gene encoding asparagine synthase (glutamine-hydrolyzing) → MCGIAGLIAKNGRSLDQGRLVAMAGKIAHRGPDGDGMWVEGQAGLAHRRLALVDLSPSGAQPMISDDGRYVITFNGEIYNYKELREEYLAKGGMLRSTSDTEILLTLFAQEGEAMLAKLRGMFAFAIWDKQESCLFFARDRIGKKPFFYRHNEDEFAFASEVKSLIDAEARIDEQAVRLFLGLQYVPSPLTGFKNIFSLEPGMCGTWKDGVLATRSYIEPVTRSDVSFDDAVHEVRRILDESVRLRLIADVPVGIFLSGGIDSSSIAALAHKQGVKLSSFTLGFDEAAFDERDQAAELAKEFGFEHHSFLAKPEDLLAIADEVIEHYDVPYADSSSLNTWILARETKKHVKAALTGDGGDELFGGYRRYRYFEQALGFKQMGVGPIAGQMSRVVGQVMGDPKFQRFADTIDGGYASLFCGAYFQQPEALAFIDSHLKKDLDPIGAAMDFDLHSYLSDDLNVKMDRASMRHGLEARCPLLDQELVSYVTSLPTEYRYKKGQTKRLLVEAVKDLLPIEIGKRAKRGFQVPLAIWFRGALRNAFVERCVNSTKLHTYVAKERVEKLLSENDRGSDHGNRLWMLYSLATWLEKYG